From a single Acidobacteriota bacterium genomic region:
- a CDS encoding SRPBCC domain-containing protein gives MQMDFIVNKQTKTVLLSAEFAAELALVWDAYTKPELLDQWWAPKPMTSRTKVMDFKVGGRRFYAMVSPEGQELGWAVQKYTSITPKTNFKFFNAFADKDENLELPGSDWDLNFSEQDGTTKVSISIFNESLERLERLIEFGFREGAMAQMKNLEELLETLSRAKEEKIA, from the coding sequence ATGCAAATGGATTTTATTGTTAACAAGCAGACGAAGACGGTTTTGTTAAGCGCGGAATTTGCAGCCGAACTTGCGTTGGTTTGGGATGCCTATACAAAACCGGAGCTTCTTGACCAGTGGTGGGCGCCAAAACCCATGACATCACGAACAAAAGTTATGGACTTCAAAGTCGGAGGCCGGAGATTTTATGCAATGGTAAGCCCGGAAGGGCAAGAGCTTGGTTGGGCAGTTCAGAAATATACTTCCATCACTCCGAAAACCAACTTCAAGTTCTTTAATGCCTTTGCGGACAAAGATGAAAACCTCGAACTGCCAGGGTCTGATTGGGATTTGAATTTCAGCGAGCAGGACGGCACGACAAAGGTCAGCATTTCTATTTTCAACGAGTCTCTTGAACGCTTAGAGAGGCTGATTGAATTCGGCTTCCGCGAAGGGGCAATGGCGCAAATGAAAAATCTGGAAGAACTGTTGGAAACTTTATCGAGAGCAAAAGAAGAAAAAATAGCGTGA
- a CDS encoding MFS transporter, with amino-acid sequence MPTYGHLSDRFGRRPVYLFGAIFTGLFAFPFFWLVESSSAGLMTLGIVAALVLGHAAMYGPQASFFADPFGTRVRYSGASLGYQLSSVLAGGLSPLIATGLLRKYGASWPIALFVVGMAAVTTVSVVLAAETAHNQIIEANESR; translated from the coding sequence ATGCCAACCTACGGCCACCTTTCCGATCGTTTCGGGCGAAGACCTGTCTATTTGTTCGGAGCCATTTTCACCGGCCTGTTCGCTTTCCCGTTTTTCTGGCTGGTCGAGTCATCGAGCGCAGGCTTGATGACGCTGGGAATCGTAGCCGCCTTGGTGCTCGGTCACGCAGCTATGTACGGCCCGCAAGCCAGCTTCTTCGCCGACCCCTTCGGCACGCGCGTCCGTTACAGCGGCGCTTCGCTGGGCTATCAACTTTCGTCGGTGCTGGCTGGTGGCTTATCGCCCTTGATTGCGACAGGGCTGTTGCGAAAGTACGGCGCTTCGTGGCCGATTGCATTGTTTGTAGTGGGAATGGCGGCGGTGACTACTGTGTCGGTTGTGCTGGCGGCTGAGACGGCTCACAATCAGATCATCGAAGCCAATGAATCACGATGA
- a CDS encoding MHS family MFS transporter, with amino-acid sequence MKTSESANASIHKVAIASFVGTTIEWYDFFLYGTASALIFGRLFFPNYDPLTATLASFGTYAVGFAARPIGGIVCGHFGDRIGRKSMLIFTLLLMGVTTALIGLLPTYHQVGIWAPVLLVVMRLAQGFAVGGEWGGAVLMAVEHSPEGRRGFYGSWPQVGVPVGLLLSTGMFAVISKLSPEDLLSWGWRMAFLLSILLVAVGLYIRMAIPEPPAFVNVKRSGEASKAPILDALRHHPGNVFLAMGARLVENGAFYLYTVFILTYATLPRIGFSSSRVLGAISLAAVIEIFAMPTYGHLSDRFGRRPVYLFGAIFTGLFAFPFFWLVETSNAGLMTLGIVVALVLGHAAMYGPQASFFAELFGTRVRYSGASLGYQLSSVLAGGLSPLIATGLLRKYGASWPIALFVVGMAVVTTVSVLLAVETAHHQITEAKESR; translated from the coding sequence GTGAAGACTTCAGAGTCCGCCAATGCGTCCATTCATAAAGTCGCCATCGCCAGTTTCGTCGGCACAACCATCGAATGGTACGACTTCTTTCTGTACGGCACGGCCAGCGCGCTGATTTTTGGGCGTCTGTTTTTTCCGAACTACGATCCGTTGACAGCCACGCTGGCTTCGTTCGGAACCTACGCCGTCGGCTTTGCCGCTCGGCCTATTGGCGGCATCGTTTGCGGCCATTTCGGCGACCGCATCGGACGAAAATCCATGCTGATTTTCACGTTGCTGTTGATGGGCGTAACCACGGCGCTGATCGGTTTGCTGCCGACCTATCATCAAGTCGGCATCTGGGCGCCTGTGCTGCTCGTCGTCATGCGCCTGGCCCAAGGCTTCGCGGTTGGCGGCGAATGGGGCGGAGCCGTCTTGATGGCCGTCGAACATTCTCCGGAAGGCCGCCGAGGCTTTTATGGAAGCTGGCCGCAAGTCGGCGTGCCTGTCGGTTTGCTGCTTTCGACCGGCATGTTTGCAGTGATTTCCAAACTGTCGCCGGAGGATTTGCTTTCGTGGGGATGGCGAATGGCGTTTTTGTTGAGCATCCTGTTAGTTGCCGTAGGGCTGTACATCCGAATGGCCATTCCTGAACCGCCCGCCTTTGTGAACGTCAAACGAAGCGGCGAAGCTTCCAAGGCTCCGATCCTGGATGCGTTGCGCCATCATCCCGGAAACGTGTTTTTAGCGATGGGTGCTCGGCTGGTCGAAAACGGCGCGTTTTACCTTTACACCGTGTTCATCCTGACCTACGCCACGCTGCCGCGCATAGGCTTTTCCAGTTCGCGCGTGCTCGGCGCAATCTCTCTCGCCGCCGTGATCGAAATTTTCGCCATGCCGACGTACGGCCACTTGTCCGACCGCTTCGGGCGAAGACCCGTGTATCTGTTCGGAGCCATTTTCACGGGGCTGTTCGCCTTCCCATTTTTCTGGCTGGTCGAAACCTCGAACGCAGGTTTGATGACGCTGGGAATCGTCGTCGCCTTGGTGCTCGGCCACGCAGCCATGTACGGCCCCCAAGCCAGCTTTTTCGCCGAACTCTTCGGCACACGTGTCCGCTACAGCGGCGCTTCGCTGGGCTATCAACTGTCTTCGGTGCTGGCTGGCGGCTTATCACCGTTAATTGCAACAGGGCTGTTGCGGAAGTACGGCGCTTCGTGGCCGATTGCATTGTTTGTGGTGGGAATGGCGGTGGTGACCACGGTATCAGTTTTGTTGGCGGTTGAAACGGCTCATCACCAGATCACCGAAGCCAAAGAATCACGATGA
- a CDS encoding alpha/beta hydrolase, which produces MTPLSVVVSGQQKPTTGYAPVNGLKIYYEIHGSGEPVVLLHGAFMTITNNWNGWIEELAKTRKVIAIEMQGHGRTADIARDMTSENLADDVAALLGYLKIPRADLIGYSMGGGVAMQCAVRHPDKVRKVVVISSPFRRDGVVKEGADALKNLSPELFIGSPLEVDYKKLSPTPNDFPKFVKHMVASMSQEHDLDADKLKAAPAPMFFIFGDADGIRLDHVAEMFRLKGGEVHGDMRPRSASRLAILPNTTHVTLMERMPVIVPMVNDFLDAKPQ; this is translated from the coding sequence ATGACGCCTCTGTCGGTTGTCGTATCGGGTCAGCAAAAACCAACTACGGGCTACGCACCGGTCAACGGGCTCAAAATATACTACGAAATTCACGGGAGCGGCGAACCGGTGGTGCTGCTCCACGGCGCGTTCATGACGATCACCAACAACTGGAACGGGTGGATCGAGGAACTCGCCAAAACGCGGAAGGTGATTGCCATCGAAATGCAGGGCCACGGCCGCACGGCGGACATCGCGCGCGACATGACCTCCGAAAACCTCGCTGACGATGTGGCGGCCCTGCTTGGCTACCTCAAGATTCCACGGGCGGACCTCATCGGCTACAGCATGGGCGGCGGCGTGGCGATGCAGTGTGCGGTCCGCCACCCGGACAAGGTGCGCAAAGTCGTCGTCATTTCGTCCCCGTTCCGCCGCGACGGCGTAGTCAAGGAAGGGGCCGACGCGCTAAAGAATCTCTCGCCGGAACTCTTCATTGGCTCGCCTCTCGAAGTTGATTACAAGAAGCTGAGCCCGACGCCGAACGACTTTCCGAAGTTCGTCAAGCATATGGTCGCCTCGATGTCTCAAGAGCACGACCTGGACGCCGACAAGCTGAAGGCCGCCCCGGCGCCCATGTTCTTCATCTTCGGCGACGCCGACGGCATCCGGCTCGATCACGTCGCGGAGATGTTCCGGCTGAAGGGCGGCGAGGTCCACGGCGACATGCGGCCGCGCTCGGCATCGAGATTGGCCATACTGCCCAACACAACACACGTCACACTGATGGAGCGCATGCCCGTCATCGTCCCGATGGTAAACGACTTTCTCGATGCGAAGCCCCAATAG
- a CDS encoding winged helix-turn-helix transcriptional regulator has product MRRDIFQAIADPTRRAIISLIALQAMTPNALAENFHTTRQAVSKHLRILTECELVKLEYKGREIYYSLEVDKMKEIDEWLEQFRKVWETRFSQLEDLLSTMKNQRKEK; this is encoded by the coding sequence ATGAGAAGAGACATTTTTCAGGCAATTGCAGACCCGACAAGAAGGGCAATCATAAGTCTCATTGCTTTACAGGCAATGACACCAAATGCTCTAGCCGAAAATTTCCATACCACCCGGCAAGCTGTTTCCAAACACCTGCGCATTTTGACCGAGTGCGAGTTGGTAAAACTGGAATACAAAGGACGGGAAATTTACTACTCACTTGAGGTAGACAAAATGAAGGAGATTGACGAATGGCTGGAACAATTCAGAAAGGTCTGGGAAACCCGGTTTAGCCAACTTGAGGACCTATTATCAACAATGAAAAACCAGAGAAAGGAAAAATAA